TCAGGATTATGTGCGTGACTACGTGCGCAGCACGCTGGCGGGGGAGTTTGACGACCTGCTGGTCTACCGCAAACGCTTGCGGCGGCGCCTCGAGGACTATGAACGCAACGTTCCGCCCCATGTGCGGGCGGCACGTCTGGCCGACGAGTTCAATGATTTGCACCACCGCCCGCGCCAGTATCAGAACGGCGGCTGGATCAGTTACGTCATCACCGTGGCCGGTCCGGAACCGCTGGAAACCCAGCATTCGCCCATCGACTACGACCATTACGTCACCCGGCAATTGCAACCGATTGCCGATGCAATCCTGCCTTTTGTGAACAATGAATTCAGCACTTTAATCGGCGGGCAACTTGGCTTGTTTTGACCGAAGTAATAGGTAGGCGGGCGAGTGGAAAGTTAACGGCTCGCCCGAAGTAACTTAATCAATAATAGTCAGCCGTTGGAGCAGCCGTTACCAACAATCTGGTAACGCATGATGTGCCGTTGGCCGCTGGAATCTTCATAGGCCATCTCGACCGAGACCGGGCCGCATACATTCGGTACTTCCGAAGTTTCGAGAATTTTAGCGATATCCGGGTGATCGCCGTAGGCATAGTCTTCGACCGGCGTGCTCTGTGGATTGGCCACATTGCTGCCTTCCATGGCCAACGCATGAGCGCTCGCACCTGTGAATGCGATCGCGATGAGCGCGACTCTGATATTCATTTGATTTTCCTGATGGCTAATTCAAAAACAGAGAAAGTTGTAAGTTGCGCGCCCACATTTTATTAACTCTCTGCTGTAAGCAGTCGGTTAATCTTGCAGGTCAATTTGTCATGCCGCGCATGGTAGAAGTAAAAGCTGCGCGGAGGTAGCCATCATTGTGCAAACAGTCTTTACCAAAAGCGTAACAATAGGATGGCGTTCAGCATGTTTGATCGGATCGGCGCACTGTAACTAATGTGTGTCCAGTGGACTTAAGTCGAAAGCAGACTTGCCGCCAGTTCGGGCAGCAACACATCACAGGACATCTCGATCTTCAGGTCCAGCAGTTCATCGGCCCGGGTTTTGCCAAAATTGATCGCCACCAGCGGTTTGCCCTGAGCATTGATCGCCTTGCACAGACGAAATGCGGAATAAGCCATCAATGACGAACCAATCACCAGGAGACCATCTGCTTGCTCGACACTGGCCATCGCCTTGGCCGCAGTGGGCGCAGCGACGTTTTCGCCAAAGAACACCACATCCGGCTTGAGCCGGTCACCGTCGCAGCGAGGGCAATTGGGGACCTGAAAATTCGCCTCGAAAGCCGCGTCCAGCAAGGTATCGCCGTCAGGTGCCTGGATTGCGTCGACTCCGAGCAGATAATGGTTGTCGGCTTCCATGAGTAACTGAATCGCCGCACGCTCAAAGCGCTCGCCGCAGTCCAGGCATAACACTCGATGCAGGCTGCCATGCAACTCGATCACGTCGTGGCTGCCGGCTTGATCGTGCAGCGTATCGACATTCTGGGTGATCAGCCCGGCGATGTGTCCGGCGCGCTGCATGGCCGCCAGAGAGAAATGCGCGGGATTGGGCTGCGCCTTGCGGATTCGTGGCCAACCGAGCATGGCCCGCGCCCAGTAGCGACGACGCGAATCCGGCAGGGCAAGGAACTCGGTAAACATCATCGGTGCCTTGCCCCGGCGTACGCCGTCGCTGTCCCGATAATCAGGAATTCCCGAAGGCGTGCTGATGCCGGCGCCGGTCAAGACCATGAAGCGCTTTTCAGCCAGGAGCGTGCGCAGCGCATCCACAGGGGAAAGGGACGGATTGTCGAGCATTTGAAGCCTCCGATGGCCTGGGCAATACAAGACCCGTTGGGCGGGCAAGTGGCACAGGTTGAGGGGAATACTAATCGAGGGTTATCGCCGATAGCGAACGAAACCCTGCATTTATGGCGCCCGCTTGGCCGCTGAGGGGTTGGCCTTTGCCCGGTCCGCATGCCAATCTCCGGCTCTTTCGTTTGCACAAGGTGCGTCTGCATGAGCCGTTTCCATTTCAAACAAATTGATGTGTTCAGCAAGCACACGTTGCTCGGCAACCCGCTGGCTGTGGTGCTGCGCGCCGATGAGCTGAGTGAGGCGCGAATGGCTGCGTTCGCCCGCTGGACCAACCTGAGCGAAACCACCTTTGTGCTTGAGCCTGTCGATTCGCGTGCGGACTATCGGGTGCGGATTTTCACCACTACGCAGGAACTGCCCTTCGCCGGGCATCCGACATTGGGCAGTTGCCACGCCTGGCTTGAAAGCGGCGGGCAGCCCAAGGGTGAAGAAATCATTCAGGAATGCGGCATCGGCCTGGTTCGCATTCGCCGACAAGGCACACAACTGGGCTTCACGGCTCCACCGCTGCTGCGTTCGGAAGCGGTTGAAGCTACGTTGCTTGAGCGCATCCGTTCAGGCATGGGATTGAGTGAAGGGGCGATACTTGAAGCGCGCTGGGTCGATAACGGTGCCGGTTGGCTGGCGCTGCGCCTGCCGGATCGTGCCACCGTGCAGGCGCTGCAACCTGATTACGCCCAGCTGGCGGGTCTGGCTATCGGCGTTTTTGCACCCTGGGAACCTCAGCGTGATGGTGACGACGCGCAGTTCGAGGTCCGCGCATTCATCGCCGGGGACGGCATGCCGGAAGATCCGGTTACCGGCAGTCTCAACGCGGGAATCGCGCAATGGCTGCTGAGCGCCGGACTGGCGCCGGATACCTATGTCGTCAGCCAGGGAACTGCCATGGGGCGACAGGGCCGGGTTCATGTTGAACGGGTTGGCGACGACATCTGGATCGGTGGCGAGGCAGTGACCTGCATTGACGGAACGCTGGAACTGTAAGCGGCGGGCTAATAGCCGCGACAGCGACTGATGGCCGTTGTCATCAATCAGGCGTGGGCATCGGCCATGAACAGCGTGCTGATCAATCGTTTGATGTCCTCTTGCACCTCTTCGGGCAAACCGTCCAGCTCCCGGAGCAGCTTGGTGTCCCCGGCGGTGATGGCGTCCAGCGCCAGGACTTTACGGGTGCCGGTAATCACGAACAGCACATCGACGCCGGCCTGGGCGACCGCGCCCAGGTAGCCCGCGTTCGGGAACCGTTTGCCTCGTTCGTAGAGTCCCTGGGCATTGGCTTCAATACCGCCGATGGCTCCTAGCTCCTGCTGGGAAAGATCCAATCTCTTTCTTTCCGATTTTAGCCGGATGCCAATGCCTTCCATTTGGGATTCTCTTGGTGCTGAAGCCTTCTGACTGAAGAGCTCTAAGGCGTGCCTTGTGCGCAGCAGCTTAGCAGATGGACAGGGTCTTTAGTTTTCTGCTTAGTCAGTTATCGCGAGTAAGCTTCTGAAAAATTGAGTATTTCTGGATAATCCAGACTCCCTGGCTTGCTAGTGCGTATCAACGTCGCCAATGGGGTGGTCCGTCGACGCCAATGCAAGCGAGCTGATGAAGTACTCGATAGTGTTGCACTGGCGCTTGAAATATATACATGTCAGTTAGGAACACATACCTATGGATAATTGAAGAATTTCACAGTGCGCTGCATAGTCTGGATATCAAGTGCCTCATCGAGGGCGCTCAACAGGAACCGTGCACTCTTGCAGTGCTTTGACAGGAATAGGCAATCGCTGATCGCTATCGTGGCATAGACGCGGTCGGCATTGGAACAGTGTCTGCATGTAACGGAACTGCGCAGTAAATAAAACTTATCAAGGGGTGAACTGTCATTCAAATAGCGATGCGAAAACAGTTCGACCAGCCTAATAAAAATCGGCGGTTGAACTATAATTTCAAGTTGCCCGCAGCATTAACTGTTTTATTGAACTCCCAGTGCGCCGGTTTGGTGCGCTGTGCGAAATGCCTAGAGAAAGAAACAATAAGTCGAACTCCGGTCGAGCGCTTTAGCTGAGAGAAGTCGATTCCCTTTTCATATCAAGTGGTGGAGAAGAATCATGAAACGTAGGTTTTTTTCAGGCGTTGTGTTTGCGGCAATGGCATCGGTTGTGATGCCGTTTGCCGTGTCTAACGTATCGGCTGAGGACGCGCAGCCCGTCGCAGCGGATGGTGCGGATCATGTCGGTGCGGCCCGCGTAGCGGAAGGCGGCTCCGACCACGTTGGTGCAGCCCGAGTCGCTGCGGACGGTTCAGATAACGTCGGTGCCGGGCGTGTTGCTGCGGACGGTTCGGATCATGTGGGGGCCGCTCGTGTTGCGGCGGATGGTTCGGATCATGTGGGTGCCGCTCGTGTTGCGGCGGACGGTTCGGATAACGTCGGCGCCGGGCGCGTGGCGGCGGATGGTTCGGATAACGTCGGCGCCGGGCGTGTTGCGGCAGATGGTTCGGATAACGTCGGCGCTGGACGTGTTGCGGCGGATGGTGCGGATCATGTGGGTGCAGCCCGTGTCGCTGCGGATGGTTCGGATAACGTCGGTGCCGGGCGACTTGCGGCGGATGGCGCAGACCACGTGGGTGCAGCACGTCTAGCCTATTCGCCTCGCGGTGGCATTGGTTCTGATCGGGTTGCTTCCAGCTTTGTGAGTGGCAGCTATTCTGACCAGTTCAATATCAACCAGTAACCTGTGAAGTCTCAATGGCGTCAGCGGCCCTGGCAGTATCAGGGCCGCGGGCTATGCGTTTGCCAGGCTTTGCCGCAATCTGGCTGGCCTGACCGTCGCGTTGTTTACCGGTTCTGGCCTCGCTGATCAAGGCGGGTATCAAAGGCCCTTCCGGTAGGTTTTTCCAGAAGCGGGCGGGAAGGTGTCCTTGCATGACCTTGGGATTGAGCCGCGCTGGATTGAAGATGTTGCGGTAGTAAGTCAGCCAGAGTTCGCCCTGAGGATCTTCGGGATTGCGCGCCAGTTCCTGCCATGCGGGTGGGCAAACCCGTTCATGGGTCAGCTGCTTGCCATCGAAGTAAACCCCGTCCGCCGGAGTGGCAATCATCCAGCGATGCAACCCCATGCGGCCAATGAAGTGCTGGCTGGCGCTGTGCAGGATGTCGTGGGCCGGCTCATGCCAGGCGACGTATTGGGGACGAAGCGCTTCCAGGCGTGATCGCTCCTGCGGCGACAATTCCAGAGGCAATTCCAACGGCGGCAACTCTACAAAGCGCAAAAACGCATGCAGATGATGAGCTTCGCGGCTGACCTGTTTGATTCGTCGATGCAGTTCACTGCCCAGCTTGTCGCCGGCCAGCATCGCTGTTCGATCGCCATGGCTGATTCGCCACAACACCTCATACAACAGGCTCCAGCGTTGTTCGCCTCGATAACACGCGGCGTTGGCCAGTAGTTCGATCAGCGCCAAGGGTATGCGCGCCTGAAACGGACCGGCTTGCTGCGGATGATGCTCGTCCGTGGCAAACAGGTCTTTCGCCACGTCTGACGACCAGCTCACCTTGCTGGGGTCGATTTCGTGGCTGAGCAGCCAGCGTGCTTGCTGCCGCCAGGTCTCGAAAAGATTGCCGCAATCCAGGCTGATCATCCCCATAACCCCAGCTGCTGTGGTTGCGGTTTGTCGCGCAGTTGCAGATGCAGCATTTCGCTGGTGGTTTCAGCCTGAGGCGGGTGGTAATCACTGGTGATGATGAATGGCTTGGCCTTGGCCAGCACGCAACGCAGGCGAGTCAGGTCTTCGTAACGAATCCGCCTCTGCAAACGTAGCTCGACCAGTCGCTTGGTGGTGCGAATGCCGATCCCCGGAATACGCGCGATCAGTGAGGCTTCGGCGCGATTCAGGTCCAGCGGGAAAACGTCTCGATTGGCCAGCGCCCAGGCCAGTTTCGGGTCGATATCCAGCGCCAGATGCCCCGGCCCCTTGAACAGTTCGTTGACCTTGAAGCCGTAGCCGCGCAGCAGGAAGTCCGCCTGATACAACCGATGCTCACGCATCAAGGGCGGGGCGGCCAGCGGTACGCTTTTCGGGCTGTTGGGGATGGGGCTGAACGCCGAGTAATAGACGCGCCGCAAGCCAAAGTCGCCGTAAAGGGATTCGGCGCTGTGCAGGATAGTGCTGTCGTCGGTGTCATCGGCGCCCACGATCATTTGCGTGCTTTGTCCGGCCGGCACGAAACGCGGCGCACGCGGTTCGTTGAGGATGGTTTGCTGCCCGGTGTAAATGGTCTTCATGGCTTGCTTGATGGACGCCACGTCTTTTTCCGGGGCGAGGGTCTTGAGGCCCAGGTCCGTCGGCAACTCGATATTGACGCTCAAACGATCAGCATAGCGGCCGGCCTGTTCAATCAGCAGCGGATCAGCGTCCGGAATGGTCTTGAGATGGATGTATCCCCGGAAATGATGCTCTTCGCGCAACAGCCGGGCGACTTCGATCAGCTGTTCCATGGTGTAGTCCGCCGAGCGAATGATGCCCGAACTCAGAAACAGCCCGCTGACGCAGTTGCGCCGGTAGAAATCCAGGGTCAGGGTGACCACTTCCGCAGGGCTGAAACGTGCGCGGGGCACATCGCTTGAGCGGCGGTTGACGCAGTATTGGCAGTCATACAGGCAGAAATTGGTCAGCAGGATTTTCAGCAACGAAACGCAGCGGCCGTCCGGCGTATAGCTGTGACAGATGCCCATGCCATTGCTGGAACCCAGTCCGGCCTTGCCCTCGGAGCTGCGCTTGGGCGCGCCGCTGCTGGCGCAGGACGCATCGTATTTGGCGGCGTCAGCGAGGATGCTGAGCTTGTCGATCAGCTGCATGGAAAACTCCGTTACTGTTCGGATATACAGTAATCGCTCGGCGCATCGTCTTCAAGGAATGGATCGCCTGCGGCGTGACGCTGGTCGGAAAGGCGACGCACGCCCACGGCGCTTCGCTGCGCCGCCATTCGCAGGTAATGTGCGCGGACTGACGCCCGATTCAGCGGCCGTCCGCGGATCTTTAACAGGAATCATCCATGCAACTGGAATGGCTGGAAGACTTCATCGAGCTGGCGCGCACGCGGAGTCTGTCCCGGGCGGCGGAAATTCGTTGCGTGACGCACCCGGCCTTCGGCCGTCGCATCAAGGCGCTGGAGGATTGGTTCGGTGTGCCCTTGATCGAACGTAAACAACCGCTGTCGCTGACGCCCGCCGGGCTGTTGTTTCTCGAGGCTGCCAGCCAATCCCTGGGCCTGCTGACGGCGGCCCGCGCGCAATTTCAGAGTGTCGGGCTCAATCGTGATGAGCCGCTGCGAATTGCCACCGGACGAACCCTGGCCAGCAACTTTTTCCCGGACTGGTACGAGACGCTCAATCAGCGTTTTGGCTCGTTCCCGGTGTCCCTGGTCACCAGCGGTTCGCAGGAAGCCATCGGTCGAGTGTCGGCGGGGGACGTGGATTTACTGCTGATTTTTTCCAGCCCGTTGACCCAGATTCTGATCGATCCCGAACGGTTCGATTCGCTGGTTCTGGCCCGTGAAGAGATGATCCCGGTCAGTGCACCTGATGCCAACGGCCAACCGCGTTTTCAGATCACGCCGGATGGCGGCGCTTCGAGTGTTCCCTGGCTGGCTTTTTCGCCGACCCTGGCATTGCGCGGTGTTCTTGCCCAGCACCTGGCCAGCTTGCCCCAGCGGCTGGCGTTGCGCATGACCTATCAAGCCGATTCCTATGAGTCGATCCTGCAGATGGCCAAGCGTGGCAACGGTCTGGCCTGGCTGCCGCGCATGGTGGTCAGGGCCGCGTTGCAGGAGGGGGAGTTGGTGGTCGCCGGCGGGCCGGAGTTGACCATCGGATTCGATATTTCCCTGCATCGACGCCGTTCAAACCAGGCCGAGCAGGTGATGAGGATCTGGCGCGGGCTGGCAGAAGATGCACCGATAGAGGGCAAATGAAAAAAACTGCGTGACGTCGCGGCCGCTGAAAGCCAGCAGCGGTGCCCGGCGTGCCAATTGGGCTCAAGGATGTGCCCAAACAGCAATTGTTCCGGCATAGGTGTTGATTCAAGTTAGTCCCAGGGTGAACGAATCAGGCATCTTCAGCTGTTCGAACACTCCCGCTGATAAAAATATCGCAAGTGCATTGTCGCCCTGACCATTCGACAAGAGCACTTGCCTCTGAGAAGCCGGGGCTCATTCATGACACTTCAAACCACTGCAACGCATGCTTCAATCGTCAGGCCAAAGCGAGGTCCGTGGAAGGAAATTGTCGCGGCCAGTATTGGTAACGCACTCGAATTCTATGACCTGCTGATCTACGGCTACTTCGCGGTGGTCATCGGCAAGCTGTTCTTCCCCTCCGATAACGAAACCACGTCGCTGTTGCTCAGCGTCGGTTCGTTCGGTATTTCCTTCCTCATGCGTCCGCTGGGCGCGATGGTGCTGGGTTCCTATGCGGACCGGGCAGGGCGCAAGGCTTCGCTGACGATGTCGATCCTGATCATGATGATCGGCACGGCGATGATCACCTTTACGCCGTCGTACCAGCAGATTGGGGTCGCCGCGCCGTTGATCATCATCGTTGCGCGGATGTTGCAAGGTTTCTCCACAGGTGGCGAATTCGGCGCGGCGACGGCCTTTATGGTCGAGCACGCCGATGCCAAGCGCCGGGGCTTCTTCGCCAGCTGGCAGTTGTCGACTCAAGGGCTGGCAACGGTTCTGGCCGCTGGCGTCAGTGCGCTGCTGAGTTATGTGTTGACCGACGTGCAGCTCAACGACTGGGGCTGGAGAGTCGCGTTCGGTATCGGTTTGCTGATTGGCCCGGTGGGTTTCTACATCCGCAGCCAGATCGACGAAACCCCGGACTTCCAGAAAGTCGCCGCAGCCGCCGATTCGCCAAAAAGAACTCCGCTGCGCGATGTGCTGATCAAAGGCCATGTCAGCCTGCTGCTGGCCATCGGTGTCGTTGCCGGTGCCACGGCGTTCAACTACGTGCACAAGCTGTACATGCCGACCTACGCCCTCAAACAGCTGCACATCGCTGCGACCTCCTCATACATGGGCGCCCTGGTGACCGGCGTGACCCTGATGTTCATGGCGCCAGTGTTTGGCACGCTGTCCGATACCCATGGCCGATTCCGGGTGCTGAGCATTGCGCTGTTGATCACCGGCCTGTCGTCGTACCCGATGTTCGTCCTGCTCAATACCTATCCCACCGTAACCACGTTGTTGCTGGTCCAGGCCATCGTCGGGGTGTTGATTGCGGCGTGTCTGGGACCGATTCCGGCCATGCTGGCGGATATTTTCCCGACCAGCATTCGCGGCACGGGGCTGGCCCTGAGTTACAACTTTTCCGTCACCTTGTTCGGCGGTTTCGCTCCGCTGATCGTGACCTGGATGATCGAAGCCACCGGCAGCAAGCTGGCGCCTAGCTTCTACGTCATGGGCACCGCGCTGATCAGCGTGGTCGCCGTCGTGGCTCTGGGCCGCCGTATGCGCGGCACCGTCCAGCACTGATATTCAACCCACCCCTAACAAGATCATTCCATGCCAGCTCAACGGGGTTGGCGGATACACGCTTTTGGCTGTCGGAGATTGCAATGAAGACCCTTGAACAAGTTCGCGCAACGCTGCAACCGTACCCCATGGAGGTCGAGTTCCCGGATATCAGCCAATGGAAGACAGGCACTGATGGCGTTGATTACGTGCAGAGTTTTGCCAGCGACGAGCCCGGCCCCCACGTGATGATCATGGCCCTGACCCACGGCAACGAAGTCAGCGGCGCAATCACCGTCGATGCGCTGTTGCGCGCTGGCATTCGCCCACGCAAAGGCCGTTTGACTCTGGCGTTCGGCAACGTCGAAGCCTACAACCGCTTCAATCCACAGGACATCGACGCGACCCGTTATATCGATGAGGACATGAATCGGGTCTGGCTGCCTGGCCGGCTCGACGGTGCAGAATCCTCCGTCGAGCTGAACCGGGCGCGGGCGCTGCGGCCGATTATCGACAGCGTTGACTTGCTGCTCGATATTCACTCGATGCACGAGGAAGCCGCGCCGGTGATGATGAGCGGCGCACGCAGCAAAGGGCTGGAATTCGCCGCCGCGCTGGGCGTGCCGGAAACAGTGATCGTTGATGCCGGGCATCCCAACGGCAAACGTATGCGCGATTACCAGGGCTTCGATGATGCCGCGAGCAAGAAAAACGCTTTGTTGATCGAAACCGGCCAGCACTTCTCCAGGCGCAGCGAGCGCGTTGCATTGGATATAGCGGCGCGCTTTCTGATCACCACCAAGGTTGTTGAAGAAGGCGACGTCGCAGCTTTCCTTTCGGCAGACAAACCGGTTGCCCAGCGCTTCTTGCAGGTGACTGAGCCGGTGGTCGCCAGCAGCATGGATTTCACGTTCAGCGAGGATTTTCGCGGGCTGGAATTGATCGAGCGCGCCGGTACGGTGATCGCCCGTGATGGCGAGCGCGACATCGTCACGCCGTACGACAACTGCGTGCTGGTCCAGCCTTCGTTGCGCCACCTTGGGCCTGGAGTCACGGTGGTACGACTGGCCAAAGTGATCGATCCGGCGACCCTGCATCTGCCGCGTTGATCAGTGTCGAATCAAGCGCTACAAACCCTGGCTCGCGCGGATCAGATCGTAGGCTTTGCGGGCCAGCGGGTTGACGGTATTGGGCCTGATCCACAAGTGGTAGGTCACATCGGGGAGACGCGGCAGGCCGTCGTTTTCCCCCAATACGCGCATGTCCGGCCCGAGCATTTCCATGCTCCGCGCCGTCACACCCAGCCCTGCGCGGGTGGCGGCCTTGATCCCGATCAGGTTCGAGGCCAGATACGCCTGGCGCCAGGCAATATTGGCGCGCTCCAGCGCCTCCAGCGCGTAGCGTCGATAGATGCTCGGTTCGTCGACGAGAATCAGCGGCAGCGGCTCGTCGGGCACATGAATATATTGCGCCGAGCAGATCCACCAGACCGGCGAAGTGCGCAGCGCAAAGCCTTCAAGGGTCGGATCTTCCCGAGTGGAAATCACCATATCGACTTTGCCCCGATGCAGATCATCCATCAGGAACGGGCTGCGCCCGACGTCGATTTCCAGGCGCAGGCGCGGTGCCGAACGGGCGATATGGCTAAGGATCGGCGGCAGGATGGTGTCGGCGATATCGTGGGGCGAACCGATGCGCAGCACGCCGCTCAAGCTGCTTTCCCGCAGGGAATTAAGCGCCTCATCGTTCAGCGAGAGCATCAGCCGCGCGTGCCGCAACAGTTGGCGGCCCGGTTCAGTCAGATGCTTTTGCCTGCCCTGTTTCTGAAAAAGACTCACGCCCACTTGTTGTTCAAGGCGCTGCATGTGCTGGGTGACTGACGATTGAGTCCGCGCCAGCTGCGCGCCGGCCTCGGCGAAGCTGTGGTGATCGACCACGGCGATGAACGTGCGGAGTAAATCCAGATCGAGGGTTGCGGTAACGTCGGTATCAGACATGTTTTTTCAGTGGATTCATATCAGCGTCGAGGCTTAATACATTACGTATTTTTATATGAATGTGAAAAGCGTTTATTGAGTACTGAGGTTAAGGCCAATGAACATTGGGTTTTTGCCATGCATGCTGCGTTATGAATACTGAAAGTTATAACCATATTTGATATTTGAATTTCCGTTCGTCGCTGGCTGTACCTAGGATGCCCACACATCAGATCGGGGTACGCCGATCATCAGCCAGGGGAATTCCATGCCGAACAGTCGTTTGCCAGCTTCAAAATCAATGCCCGCCGTGCTGGGTATTCTGTTCTCGCTGGCATTCAGCGGTTTGGTTCAGGCCGATGCAACCCTGGACAAAATCCAGGAGCGTCACCGTCTGGTGGTCGGCGTGTTGTTGTCAGGTGGCCCGTTTGGCTCCATCGACCCCGCCAATCAGAAGCCCAAAGGCTTGAACGTCGATCTGGCCGAGGATCTGGGCCGCCGGCTGAATGCCGAAGTCGAACTGGTGCCGGTGCTGCCCGCCAACCGCGTGCAGTTCTTGCAGCAGGGCAAGGTCGATCTGTTGATCGCCAACATGGAATGGACGGCTGAGCGCGGGCAGATTCTCGGCTCGGTGCCAACGCCTTTCTATCGAGTCGGCGGTACTGCCGCCGTATTGAAAGACAGCAAGATCACTACTTGGCAGGATCTTAAGGGCCAACCGGTCTGCACGTCTCAGGGCAGCAGCTACGTCAAGCCGCTGACTGAGTTCGGTGCTGAACTCAAGGCATTCAAAAGCTCGTCGGAATCCTTGCTGGCGCTGCGCGGCAACAACTGCATCGCCGCTGTTCACGACGCCACGCTGATCAA
This genomic window from Pseudomonas sp. G.S.17 contains:
- a CDS encoding DUF2790 domain-containing protein, translated to MNIRVALIAIAFTGASAHALAMEGSNVANPQSTPVEDYAYGDHPDIAKILETSEVPNVCGPVSVEMAYEDSSGQRHIMRYQIVGNGCSNG
- a CDS encoding NAD-dependent protein deacetylase — encoded protein: MLDNPSLSPVDALRTLLAEKRFMVLTGAGISTPSGIPDYRDSDGVRRGKAPMMFTEFLALPDSRRRYWARAMLGWPRIRKAQPNPAHFSLAAMQRAGHIAGLITQNVDTLHDQAGSHDVIELHGSLHRVLCLDCGERFERAAIQLLMEADNHYLLGVDAIQAPDGDTLLDAAFEANFQVPNCPRCDGDRLKPDVVFFGENVAAPTAAKAMASVEQADGLLVIGSSLMAYSAFRLCKAINAQGKPLVAINFGKTRADELLDLKIEMSCDVLLPELAASLLST
- a CDS encoding PhzF family phenazine biosynthesis protein; the encoded protein is MSRFHFKQIDVFSKHTLLGNPLAVVLRADELSEARMAAFARWTNLSETTFVLEPVDSRADYRVRIFTTTQELPFAGHPTLGSCHAWLESGGQPKGEEIIQECGIGLVRIRRQGTQLGFTAPPLLRSEAVEATLLERIRSGMGLSEGAILEARWVDNGAGWLALRLPDRATVQALQPDYAQLAGLAIGVFAPWEPQRDGDDAQFEVRAFIAGDGMPEDPVTGSLNAGIAQWLLSAGLAPDTYVVSQGTAMGRQGRVHVERVGDDIWIGGEAVTCIDGTLEL
- a CDS encoding transcriptional regulator; this encodes MDLSQQELGAIGGIEANAQGLYERGKRFPNAGYLGAVAQAGVDVLFVITGTRKVLALDAITAGDTKLLRELDGLPEEVQEDIKRLISTLFMADAHA
- a CDS encoding phage infection protein, which translates into the protein MKRRFFSGVVFAAMASVVMPFAVSNVSAEDAQPVAADGADHVGAARVAEGGSDHVGAARVAADGSDNVGAGRVAADGSDHVGAARVAADGSDHVGAARVAADGSDNVGAGRVAADGSDNVGAGRVAADGSDNVGAGRVAADGADHVGAARVAADGSDNVGAGRLAADGADHVGAARLAYSPRGGIGSDRVASSFVSGSYSDQFNINQ
- a CDS encoding TIGR03915 family putative DNA repair protein, which codes for MISLDCGNLFETWRQQARWLLSHEIDPSKVSWSSDVAKDLFATDEHHPQQAGPFQARIPLALIELLANAACYRGEQRWSLLYEVLWRISHGDRTAMLAGDKLGSELHRRIKQVSREAHHLHAFLRFVELPPLELPLELSPQERSRLEALRPQYVAWHEPAHDILHSASQHFIGRMGLHRWMIATPADGVYFDGKQLTHERVCPPAWQELARNPEDPQGELWLTYYRNIFNPARLNPKVMQGHLPARFWKNLPEGPLIPALISEARTGKQRDGQASQIAAKPGKRIARGPDTARAADAIETSQVTG
- a CDS encoding putative DNA modification/repair radical SAM protein; the protein is MQLIDKLSILADAAKYDASCASSGAPKRSSEGKAGLGSSNGMGICHSYTPDGRCVSLLKILLTNFCLYDCQYCVNRRSSDVPRARFSPAEVVTLTLDFYRRNCVSGLFLSSGIIRSADYTMEQLIEVARLLREEHHFRGYIHLKTIPDADPLLIEQAGRYADRLSVNIELPTDLGLKTLAPEKDVASIKQAMKTIYTGQQTILNEPRAPRFVPAGQSTQMIVGADDTDDSTILHSAESLYGDFGLRRVYYSAFSPIPNSPKSVPLAAPPLMREHRLYQADFLLRGYGFKVNELFKGPGHLALDIDPKLAWALANRDVFPLDLNRAEASLIARIPGIGIRTTKRLVELRLQRRIRYEDLTRLRCVLAKAKPFIITSDYHPPQAETTSEMLHLQLRDKPQPQQLGLWG
- a CDS encoding LysR family transcriptional regulator, which codes for MQLEWLEDFIELARTRSLSRAAEIRCVTHPAFGRRIKALEDWFGVPLIERKQPLSLTPAGLLFLEAASQSLGLLTAARAQFQSVGLNRDEPLRIATGRTLASNFFPDWYETLNQRFGSFPVSLVTSGSQEAIGRVSAGDVDLLLIFSSPLTQILIDPERFDSLVLAREEMIPVSAPDANGQPRFQITPDGGASSVPWLAFSPTLALRGVLAQHLASLPQRLALRMTYQADSYESILQMAKRGNGLAWLPRMVVRAALQEGELVVAGGPELTIGFDISLHRRRSNQAEQVMRIWRGLAEDAPIEGK
- a CDS encoding MFS transporter, which encodes MTLQTTATHASIVRPKRGPWKEIVAASIGNALEFYDLLIYGYFAVVIGKLFFPSDNETTSLLLSVGSFGISFLMRPLGAMVLGSYADRAGRKASLTMSILIMMIGTAMITFTPSYQQIGVAAPLIIIVARMLQGFSTGGEFGAATAFMVEHADAKRRGFFASWQLSTQGLATVLAAGVSALLSYVLTDVQLNDWGWRVAFGIGLLIGPVGFYIRSQIDETPDFQKVAAAADSPKRTPLRDVLIKGHVSLLLAIGVVAGATAFNYVHKLYMPTYALKQLHIAATSSYMGALVTGVTLMFMAPVFGTLSDTHGRFRVLSIALLITGLSSYPMFVLLNTYPTVTTLLLVQAIVGVLIAACLGPIPAMLADIFPTSIRGTGLALSYNFSVTLFGGFAPLIVTWMIEATGSKLAPSFYVMGTALISVVAVVALGRRMRGTVQH
- a CDS encoding succinylglutamate desuccinylase/aspartoacylase family protein, with protein sequence MKTLEQVRATLQPYPMEVEFPDISQWKTGTDGVDYVQSFASDEPGPHVMIMALTHGNEVSGAITVDALLRAGIRPRKGRLTLAFGNVEAYNRFNPQDIDATRYIDEDMNRVWLPGRLDGAESSVELNRARALRPIIDSVDLLLDIHSMHEEAAPVMMSGARSKGLEFAAALGVPETVIVDAGHPNGKRMRDYQGFDDAASKKNALLIETGQHFSRRSERVALDIAARFLITTKVVEEGDVAAFLSADKPVAQRFLQVTEPVVASSMDFTFSEDFRGLELIERAGTVIARDGERDIVTPYDNCVLVQPSLRHLGPGVTVVRLAKVIDPATLHLPR
- a CDS encoding LysR substrate-binding domain-containing protein yields the protein MSDTDVTATLDLDLLRTFIAVVDHHSFAEAGAQLARTQSSVTQHMQRLEQQVGVSLFQKQGRQKHLTEPGRQLLRHARLMLSLNDEALNSLRESSLSGVLRIGSPHDIADTILPPILSHIARSAPRLRLEIDVGRSPFLMDDLHRGKVDMVISTREDPTLEGFALRTSPVWWICSAQYIHVPDEPLPLILVDEPSIYRRYALEALERANIAWRQAYLASNLIGIKAATRAGLGVTARSMEMLGPDMRVLGENDGLPRLPDVTYHLWIRPNTVNPLARKAYDLIRASQGL